The following are encoded together in the Daucus carota subsp. sativus chromosome 5, DH1 v3.0, whole genome shotgun sequence genome:
- the LOC108219732 gene encoding NADH dehydrogenase [ubiquinone] flavoprotein 2, mitochondrial, producing the protein MLRRLATQRLVQIRHAFNPTSQTSRSFSTALNYHIDTPDNNTELPWEFNPKNQEKVKEILSHYPSNYKQSAVIPLLDLAQQQHGGWLPVSAMNAVAKVIEVAPIRVYEVATFYSMFNRAKVGKYHLLVCGTTPCMIRGSRDIESALLKHLGVKRNEVTKDGLFSVGEMECMGSCVNAPMITVADYSNGSEGYTYDYYEDLTPERVVEIVEAFRRGEKPPRGTQNNKRINSGPEGGNTSLLGEPKPPPCRDLDAC; encoded by the exons ATGCTGAGACGACTCGCCACTCAGCGTCTAGTCCAGATCCGCCATgctttcaatccaacctctCAG ACTTCTCGATCCTTCTCAACTGCCTTAAATTAT CACATTGATACACCTGATAACAACACCGAGCTTCCCTGGGAATTCAATCCTAAAAACCAGGAAAAG GTCAAAGAAATATTATCTCATTATCCTTCTAACTACAAGCAATCTGCAGTCATTCCTTTGTTGGATCTTGCTCAGCAGCAACATGGGGGATGGCTTCCTGTGTCAGCAATGAATGCA GTGGCGAAGGTAATTGAAGTTGCTCCTATTCGTGTGTATGAAGTTGCTACATTCTATTCGATGTTCAACAGAGCAAAG GTGGGAAAGTACCACCTTTTAGTTTGTGGCACAACGCCGTGTATGATACGTGGCTCACGAGATATTGAATCTGCATTACTGAAGCACTTGGGGGTAAAACGCAACG AAGTAACAAAGGATGGCTTGTTTTCTGTTGGAGAAATGGAATGCATG GGAAGTTGTGTAAATGCTCCCATGATAACTGTAGCTGACTATTCCAATGGTTCTGAAGGGTATACCTATGATTACTAT GAAGATCTTACTCCAGAGCGAGTTGTTGAGATAGTTGAAGCTTTTAGAAGAGGGGAGAAGCCACCG CGTGGAACTCAGAATAATAAGCGCATCAACTCTGGTCCAGAAGGAGGGAACACTTCGTTGTTAGGAGAGCCCAAGCCACCTCCATGCCGAGATCTAGATGCATGCTAA
- the LOC108220674 gene encoding auxin-induced protein 22D, which produces MEMDKQMIQENDDLHLNLRLGLPGSDDTAKKTSGTKRASSDHQDTSPPPTKTQVIGWPPVRSYRKNILQQKQEEGAMYVKVSMDGAPFLRKIDLKVYNNYPELLEALQNMFKCSIGVYSEREGYNGSEHAPTYEDKDGDLMLAGDVPWEMFVTSCKRMRIMKASEAKGL; this is translated from the exons ATGGAGATGGATAAACAAATGATACAAGAGAACGATGATCTTCATCTCAACCTGAGATTAGGGTTACCAGGATCCGACGACACAGCAAAGAAAACAAGCGGTACCAAAAGAGCTTCATCTGATCATCAAGATACATCACCTCCTCCCACCAA GACGCAAGTCATTGGATGGCCACCAGTACGATCATACCGAAAAAACATCCTCCAACAAAAGCAAGAAGAAGGCGCGATGTACGTGAAAGTAAGCATGGACGGAGCTCCATTTCTTCGAAAAATCGATCTTAAAGTCTACAACAATTACCCGGAGCTCCTCGAGGCCTTACAAAACATGTTCAAATGCAGCATAGGCGTGTACTCAGAAAGAGAAGGTTACAATGGATCCGAGCATGCGCCGACTTATGAAGACAAAGACGGAGACTTGATGTTGGCTGGAGATGTTCCATGGGAGATGTTTGTGACCTCTTGTAAGAGGATGAGGATCATGAAGGCTTCCGAGGCTAAAGGCttgtaa